In the genome of Streptomyces globosus, one region contains:
- a CDS encoding amidohydrolase, with protein MTDRTAHSADAAGAPARPAPDRTVLLRGGEVHSPADPFATAMVVERGHVAWVGSEGAADAFAQGVDEVVDLDGALVTPAFTDAHVHTTSAGLALTGLDLTGAASLAEALRLVREHAGRRPGDRVLLGHGWDAARWPERRAPLRAELDEAAGGRPLYLSRVDVHSAVATTALLDLVPAVTARGDEPLTRDDHHAVRRAALAAVTPAQRADAQRAALDHAASLGIGSVHECGGPDISSAEDFTGLLGLARERPGPRVFGYWADRDLEQARALGAVGAAGDLFADGALGSHTACLHSPYADTGHTGTGYLDAAEIAAHVAACTEAGLQAGFHAIGDAALTAVVDGFRAAADRVGLARVRAARHRVEHAEMMTPATIAAFAELGLTASVQPAFDAAWGGEDGMYADRLGAERARTLNPFAALLKAGVPLAFGSDAPVTPFDPWGTVRAAAFHRTPEHRISVRAAFTAHTRGGWRALGRDGAGTLVPGAPADYAVWRTGELVVQAPDDRVARWSTDPRSGTPGLPDLTPGRELPVCLATVVGGREVFVRPQG; from the coding sequence ATGACTGACCGCACCGCCCACTCCGCCGACGCCGCCGGAGCACCCGCCCGCCCGGCCCCCGACCGCACCGTCCTCCTCCGCGGCGGCGAGGTCCACAGCCCCGCCGACCCGTTCGCCACCGCGATGGTCGTCGAACGGGGCCACGTCGCCTGGGTCGGATCCGAAGGCGCCGCCGACGCCTTCGCGCAGGGCGTCGACGAGGTCGTCGACCTCGACGGGGCGCTCGTCACACCCGCCTTCACCGACGCCCACGTCCACACCACCTCCGCCGGCCTCGCCCTGACCGGCCTGGACCTGACCGGCGCCGCCTCCCTGGCGGAGGCCCTGCGCCTGGTCCGCGAGCACGCCGGCCGCCGCCCCGGCGACCGCGTCCTGCTCGGCCACGGCTGGGACGCCGCCCGCTGGCCGGAGCGCCGCGCGCCGCTCCGTGCGGAGCTCGACGAGGCAGCCGGCGGCCGCCCGCTCTACCTCAGCCGCGTCGACGTCCACTCCGCGGTGGCGACCACCGCCCTGCTGGACCTGGTGCCCGCCGTCACCGCCCGCGGCGACGAGCCGCTGACCCGCGACGACCACCATGCCGTCCGCCGGGCCGCCCTGGCCGCCGTCACTCCCGCCCAGCGCGCCGACGCCCAGCGCGCCGCCCTCGACCACGCCGCCTCCCTCGGTATCGGCTCCGTCCACGAGTGCGGCGGCCCCGACATCTCCTCCGCCGAGGACTTCACCGGCCTGCTCGGCCTCGCCCGCGAGCGGCCCGGCCCCCGCGTCTTCGGCTACTGGGCCGACCGGGACCTGGAGCAGGCCAGGGCCCTCGGCGCCGTCGGCGCCGCCGGCGACCTCTTCGCGGACGGCGCCCTCGGCTCCCACACCGCCTGCCTGCACAGCCCGTACGCCGACACCGGCCACACCGGCACGGGCTACCTGGACGCCGCCGAGATCGCCGCACACGTCGCAGCCTGCACCGAGGCGGGGCTCCAGGCCGGCTTCCACGCCATCGGCGACGCCGCCCTCACCGCCGTCGTCGACGGCTTCCGCGCCGCTGCCGACCGGGTCGGCCTCGCCCGTGTCCGCGCCGCCCGGCACCGCGTCGAGCACGCCGAGATGATGACCCCGGCCACCATCGCGGCCTTCGCCGAGCTCGGCCTGACCGCCTCCGTCCAGCCCGCCTTCGACGCGGCCTGGGGCGGCGAGGACGGCATGTACGCGGACCGGCTCGGCGCCGAGCGCGCCCGTACGCTGAACCCGTTCGCCGCGCTGCTCAAGGCCGGCGTACCGCTCGCCTTCGGCTCCGACGCCCCGGTCACCCCGTTCGACCCCTGGGGGACCGTCCGCGCGGCCGCCTTCCACCGCACCCCCGAGCACCGCATCTCCGTGCGCGCCGCGTTCACTGCGCACACGCGCGGCGGCTGGCGGGCCCTCGGCCGCGACGGCGCGGGCACCCTCGTCCCCGGGGCGCCGGCCGACTACGCGGTCTGGCGCACCGGCGAGCTCGTCGTCCAGGCCCCCGACGACCGGGTCGCCCGCTGGTCCACGGACCCCCGGTCCGGCACGCCCGGCCTGCCCGACCTGACCCCCGGCCGCGAGCTGCCCGTCTGCCTCGCCACCGTCGTCGGCGGCCGGGAGGTTTTCGTACGGCCACAGGGGTGA
- a CDS encoding Lrp/AsnC family transcriptional regulator: MEELDRQIVDLLVRDGRMSYTDLGKATGLSTSAVHQRVRRLEQRGVIRGYAAVVDPEAVGLPLTAFISVKPFDPSAPDDIAERLAGVPEIEACHSVAGDENYILKVRVATPLELEDLLGRLRALAHVSTRTTVVLSTPYEARPPRI, from the coding sequence ATGGAGGAGCTGGACCGCCAGATCGTTGATCTGCTGGTGCGGGACGGTCGGATGAGCTACACGGACCTCGGCAAGGCCACCGGCCTGTCCACGTCCGCGGTCCACCAGCGGGTACGCCGCCTGGAGCAGCGCGGGGTCATCCGCGGCTACGCGGCGGTCGTCGACCCCGAGGCCGTCGGGCTGCCCCTCACGGCCTTCATCTCGGTGAAGCCGTTCGACCCGAGCGCCCCCGACGACATCGCCGAGCGCCTCGCCGGCGTACCGGAGATCGAGGCCTGCCACAGCGTCGCCGGCGACGAGAACTACATCCTCAAGGTCCGGGTCGCCACCCCCCTCGAACTGGAGGACCTCCTCGGCCGCCTCCGGGCCCTCGCCCACGTCTCGACCCGCACCACCGTCGTCCTCTCCACCCCCTACGAGGCCCGCCCGCCCCGCATCTGA
- a CDS encoding acyl-CoA dehydrogenase family protein: MNDRAPQPVDRQLPTEESRDLLALVREIAQREIRPHAAEQEEAGHFPRDVFSLLSESGLLGLPYDGEFGGGDQPYEVYLQVLEELAAARLTVGLGVSVHSLACHGLAGYGTKEQKAAHLPAMLGGGLLGAYCLSEPSSGSDAASLGTKAVRDGDDWVITGTKAWITHGGIADFYTVLARTGGEGPKGITAFLVPGDAEGFSAAAPEKKMGMKGSPTAQLHFDGVRVPDARRIGEEGQGFTIALAALDAGRLGIAACAIGVAQAALDESLAYALGRKQFNRPIADFQGLRFMLADMATKIEAGRSLYLAAARLRDAGKAFSRQAAMAKLFCTDAAMAVTTDAVQILGGYGYTADFPAERLMREAKVLQIVEGTNQIQRVVIARHLAGPESR; this comes from the coding sequence ATGAACGACCGCGCCCCGCAGCCGGTGGACCGTCAGCTGCCCACCGAGGAGTCCCGGGACCTCCTCGCGCTCGTACGAGAGATCGCCCAGCGGGAGATCCGCCCCCACGCCGCCGAGCAGGAGGAGGCCGGGCACTTCCCGCGCGACGTCTTCTCCCTGCTCTCCGAGTCCGGCCTGCTGGGCCTGCCCTACGACGGCGAGTTCGGCGGCGGCGACCAGCCCTACGAGGTCTACCTCCAGGTCCTGGAGGAGCTGGCCGCGGCCCGCCTGACCGTCGGCCTCGGCGTCAGCGTCCACTCCCTCGCCTGCCACGGCCTCGCCGGCTACGGCACCAAGGAGCAGAAGGCCGCCCACCTGCCCGCCATGCTCGGCGGCGGGCTGCTCGGCGCGTACTGCCTCTCCGAGCCCTCCTCCGGCTCCGACGCCGCCTCCCTGGGCACCAAGGCCGTCCGCGACGGCGACGACTGGGTCATCACCGGCACCAAGGCGTGGATCACCCACGGCGGCATCGCCGACTTCTACACCGTCCTCGCCCGCACCGGCGGCGAGGGCCCCAAGGGCATCACCGCCTTCCTCGTCCCCGGCGACGCGGAAGGCTTCTCCGCGGCCGCCCCCGAGAAGAAGATGGGCATGAAGGGCTCGCCCACCGCCCAGCTCCACTTCGACGGCGTCCGCGTCCCCGACGCCCGCCGCATCGGCGAGGAGGGCCAGGGCTTCACCATCGCCCTCGCCGCCCTCGACGCCGGCCGCCTCGGCATCGCCGCCTGCGCCATAGGCGTCGCCCAGGCCGCCCTGGACGAGTCCCTCGCGTACGCGCTCGGCCGCAAGCAGTTCAACCGCCCCATCGCCGACTTCCAGGGCCTCCGCTTCATGCTCGCCGACATGGCGACCAAGATCGAGGCGGGCCGCTCTCTGTACCTGGCCGCCGCGCGACTGCGCGACGCGGGCAAGGCGTTCTCCCGGCAGGCCGCCATGGCCAAGCTGTTCTGCACCGACGCCGCCATGGCCGTCACCACCGACGCCGTCCAGATCCTCGGCGGCTACGGCTACACCGCCGACTTCCCGGCGGAGCGCCTGATGCGCGAGGCGAAGGTCCTCCAGATCGTCGAGGGCACGAACCAGATCCAGCGCGTGGTCATCGCCCGCCACCTGGCCGGCCCCGAATCCCGCTGA
- a CDS encoding SCO1431 family membrane protein codes for MTAHSAAPHAPARNLARTGGPKDGSSWLEHVLGWTLVVVVAMFVTQLGLI; via the coding sequence ATGACCGCACACAGCGCCGCCCCCCACGCCCCCGCCCGGAACCTCGCCCGCACCGGCGGCCCCAAGGACGGCTCCTCCTGGCTGGAGCACGTCCTCGGCTGGACCCTCGTGGTGGTCGTCGCCATGTTCGTCACCCAGCTCGGCCTCATCTGA
- a CDS encoding SPW repeat protein — MTTHSIEHHPDLAEMRSRFERVTSTPAAQAVEALALITGLYLAASPWIAGFSVLTALAVNNLIAGLAYCLCMSGLGSAYERTHAMAWTAVAIGAWTIVAPWVVAGANDTTRSVVSNVITGCVALLLALAMSAMAGRERTPRARGR; from the coding sequence ATGACCACCCACAGCATCGAACACCACCCCGACCTCGCCGAGATGCGCTCCCGGTTCGAGCGGGTCACCAGCACCCCGGCCGCCCAGGCCGTCGAGGCGCTGGCCCTCATCACCGGCCTCTACCTGGCGGCATCGCCGTGGATAGCCGGATTCAGCGTGCTCACCGCCCTCGCGGTGAACAACCTGATCGCCGGCCTGGCGTACTGCCTGTGCATGAGCGGCCTCGGCTCCGCCTACGAGCGCACCCATGCCATGGCGTGGACGGCGGTCGCGATCGGCGCCTGGACGATCGTGGCCCCGTGGGTCGTCGCCGGCGCGAACGACACCACCCGCAGCGTGGTCAGCAACGTCATCACCGGCTGCGTGGCCCTGCTCCTCGCCCTCGCCATGAGCGCCATGGCGGGCCGCGAACGCACACCGCGCGCCCGGGGCCGCTGA
- a CDS encoding peptidase C39 family protein, whose product MTAPTPRRALLAVALAAAAAATVPVGRAQAAAAAAQPAGPAGPAGAPGADAGGAPPAAAAAGRSVDNRFWFSRGHWGAGTHRGTTTLPGTLGSLAFDVPAGRTDYTDPHTGRKAAWDHAVWTSPVHRTAVPATEVVASWNAHTPAGTWIRIELRATYGDGGTSPWYVMGRWASGDADIRRTSVDGQTDGRSTVWTDTLAVDAPARAAGLRITAWQLRLTLYRKPGSGRGPTVGLAGAMASDVPDRFTVPASVPSGEAVELAVPRYSQEVHIGRYPEYDNGGEAWCSPTSSQMVVEFWGRRPAPADLAWVDPSYSDPQVCHAARSTYDHAYKGCGNWPFNAAYAASYGGIGAVVTRLSSLADLETLLRAGIPVITSQSFRADELTGAGYGTAGHLMTIVGLTASGDVVANDPHSPDNPSVRRVYRRREWENVWLRTQRYNAAGKAVSAPGGVCYLYAPTRPSPAQVTALRAVGVL is encoded by the coding sequence GGCCGTCGCCCTCGCGGCGGCCGCCGCGGCGACCGTGCCCGTCGGCAGGGCGCAGGCCGCGGCCGCGGCCGCGCAGCCGGCGGGCCCCGCGGGCCCGGCCGGAGCGCCCGGCGCCGACGCCGGCGGCGCCCCTCCGGCCGCGGCGGCGGCCGGCCGGAGCGTGGACAACCGGTTCTGGTTCTCCCGCGGCCACTGGGGCGCCGGCACCCACCGGGGCACGACGACCCTGCCCGGCACCCTCGGGAGCCTGGCCTTCGACGTCCCGGCCGGCCGCACCGACTACACCGACCCGCACACCGGCCGCAAGGCCGCCTGGGACCATGCCGTCTGGACCTCGCCCGTGCACCGCACCGCCGTCCCGGCGACCGAGGTCGTCGCCTCCTGGAACGCCCACACCCCGGCCGGCACCTGGATCCGGATCGAGCTGCGCGCCACGTACGGGGACGGCGGCACCAGCCCCTGGTACGTGATGGGCCGCTGGGCCTCCGGTGACGCGGACATCCGCCGCACCTCCGTGGACGGGCAGACCGACGGCCGGTCCACGGTGTGGACCGACACCCTCGCCGTCGACGCGCCGGCGCGCGCCGCGGGCCTGCGCATCACGGCGTGGCAGCTGCGCCTGACCCTGTACCGCAAGCCCGGCTCGGGGCGCGGCCCGACCGTCGGGCTCGCCGGGGCGATGGCGTCCGACGTGCCCGACCGCTTCACCGTGCCGGCGTCGGTCCCCTCAGGGGAGGCGGTGGAACTGGCCGTCCCGCGCTACTCGCAGGAGGTCCACATCGGCCGCTATCCGGAGTACGACAACGGCGGCGAGGCGTGGTGCAGCCCGACCTCCTCCCAGATGGTCGTGGAGTTCTGGGGCAGGCGGCCCGCCCCCGCGGACCTCGCCTGGGTCGACCCGTCGTACAGCGACCCGCAGGTCTGCCACGCCGCCCGCTCCACGTACGACCACGCCTACAAGGGCTGCGGGAACTGGCCCTTCAACGCCGCGTACGCCGCCTCGTACGGCGGTATCGGGGCGGTGGTCACCCGCCTGTCCTCCCTCGCCGACCTGGAGACCCTCCTCCGCGCGGGCATCCCCGTGATCACCTCGCAGTCCTTCCGCGCGGACGAGCTGACGGGCGCCGGCTACGGGACGGCCGGACACCTGATGACGATCGTCGGCCTGACGGCGTCCGGCGACGTCGTCGCCAACGACCCGCACTCCCCGGACAACCCCTCGGTCCGCAGGGTGTACCGCCGCCGGGAATGGGAGAACGTATGGCTGCGGACGCAGCGGTACAACGCGGCCGGCAAGGCGGTCTCCGCGCCCGGGGGCGTCTGCTACCTGTACGCGCCGACCCGCCCGAGCCCGGCGCAAGTCACGGCCCTGCGCGCGGTCGGGGTGCTGTGA